In Amphiura filiformis chromosome 2, Afil_fr2py, whole genome shotgun sequence, one DNA window encodes the following:
- the LOC140138206 gene encoding phospholipase A2 AP-PLA2-I-like, with translation MISCTTGLNQFQALRDYDGYGCFCGLGGEGNPLDKTDECCVVHDDCYDQVMKSGLCYADNQVYAIDYDYEWANCKTDQASITCKKTADYTDHKWPECAEMMCECDKQGAICFNAERGTFNEDYKRYDQRLCV, from the exons ATGATTAGCTGCACGACAGGTCTAAATCAATTCCAGGCGTTAAGGGATTATGATGGTTACGGATGTTTTTGCGGACTTGGAGGAGAAGGAAATCCACTTGACAAAACTGATGA GTGCTGCGTCGTCCATGACGATTGTTACGATCAAGTTATGAAGAGTGGACTATGCTATGCGGACAATCAAGTTTATGCCATAGATTATGATTATGAATGGGCAAATTGTAAAACGGACCAAGCTTCAATTACATGCA AGAAAACAGCGGACTACACAGATCATAAGTGGCCAGAGTGCGCAGAGATGATGTGCGAATGCGACAAACAGGGAGCCATATGTTTTAACGCCGAAAGGGGCACTTTCAATGAAGACTATAAAAGATATGACCAGAGACTTTGTGTTTAA